The sequence below is a genomic window from Rhipicephalus sanguineus isolate Rsan-2018 unplaced genomic scaffold, BIME_Rsan_1.4 Seq536, whole genome shotgun sequence.
GAGACTCAGTCTCCCGCCGGGCTTTGCTACTGCACGAAAATCAGCCTTTTCTACGTTATCATTGAACCATGGGACTCATGTTACTGAACCTCCTTATGCACTCTGCTCTCCGTATCGCACACTTCAcccaccacctggttttgcatcatgTGGATCTCCAGTTGCTCCCAACGTTCACCTCACACCTCACAAGCTCGCTACGGTCGGGTTAGAGCTGAGGAACTTTGAAGATACTCCACCAAGCCATGTCCCTTCCGTACAGATTCATGCGTCAGAACAGCGTCGCTCGGTAGGTGCGCAGAGAGACAATCTTTCGCAATCGAAGTCTGACCAAGCCACGCCTGTTACGGCATCACCCTCAAGTCCACACCCACCTGAGAGTCGAAACAACACAGAAAGCTCAGAGGCATCAAACCTCGAACGTTGCCGGCTGCCACAGGCGTCTGTAATTAACGGCGTTGCAGCAGCCTCTGAAGAGCTCGCACCAACTTCACTGCCCGAAAAGCATAGCACCAGCTACCTAGTGGACACTACATCAAGTTGCCAAGAAAATCATTGTCATGTTCCAAAAGTACTACCACCtcagcaatttctgcagcatcatcagcgaaGCCAGCACAAGCAAATCGACCAAATTAAGCGACAACAGGCACTCCGACAAGGACAACTACGACAACATCGCAGAAAACGCCGAGAACAAAGCGAAATCAGCCCTTGTACTCCGCAAGAACTCAGACATCGCGTCATCAGCCTCGGTCAACGCGAACACAGTGGAAGCGACGACTTTGTATCAGCCACGACAAACAACCCGATGCGTACGAAATACAAGCATTCGATCCAACAAGGTGCTCCAGTATTATTCAGCCGTGACATATCTGCGAAccgtgttatcatcagtgtgcgtGCGCAGGGCATGGGTATGTTGTCCaggacgcaacagccagcctcgcccaccagagctcttcTCGATGTCACCGGACTGCTGCCTGCCCTGAAGTTTTTGCGAGCTTACCGAACTCCACTGAGGCATGGAACGATCTGTGCATTTTGACATTCGTGACTTCTAATCCTCTCCTTGTTTACTTTTCATTGCTGTTTGTAACTCACaccttctttcggggggagggggaatcctgtgacgtaggAAGGCAGGGATGACTGGTAGAAGCCGAGAAGGAAGAAGTGCGTGTGCAATGGAATGAAAGTATGGCAGTATGAGCCACGGcctgtctctcattcatagcgtcacacacacattatatatatatatatatatatatatatatatatatatatatatatatatatatatatatatatatatatatatatatatatatatatatatatattatttgccTAAACGGAGGAAGAGCTGACGTCAGCTGCTACGCGAAAGCAACGTCATTGTTTGTGGATGTGCCGCATGATAGCTTAGGTTAGTTTAGCTCAGTATCTGCAAAAGACTGGAACATGCACGATGTTTTGCGAGAATACAACATGCTACGTGTTGTTATATGTTGCCTATAGCTTAGACTTTCGTGGTGCTTTGCATGAAAACACAACAACCCGGTCTTGTAATGACTGCGCTCCTCTGACCTTGCTTTGCATTTTTAGCGCGTGAAAACAAGAAGCATCTCTCCGGAATAGAAATATCGAGCAGTGTGCTTCCACCGACGAAGCAGGCGCCCTTTCTACATGTCTCAGCAGACGGCTCAATCATTTGGGCCCGAATTACAAACTCCCTAGTTCACATCAACAACGTCGTTTCAGAATTTCGCGCCAACGACACGAAGAATAAATACGCCGCCTTTATCGAACGAGGCTTTCCACGAAAGGAAACTTGCAATAATTGCTTCTCTGTCGAAGAATGTGGCACGGGCGAAATTATAACTTCGAATAAcgaggaagcttttttttttcctttttgacgTAATATTTTTCTTCAGAACAACATTTTTACTCGAGCGCTGGCACGCCGCTGGAATCGCAACGACAGCACATTCTTCGCAGCGGGCGTGGGCGAGCTATGTTGTTTTAAACGAATGTACGCCCCATTAGCGATCCGTTTGAAAAGCCTGCATGGAGGCAGAAACGAAGGCGAACGAAAACGCGCTTCTAGTACGAAAAAGCGGTAACACAATGGCATTCGTAGTTCTGTGCGCACAAATACGCATACCATTTCTTTTGAACGCGAGAATATCCTTGACACGAAAGCTATAAAACTTGTACCAGAGGTGTCGTTCGAAACATTTCGAAGAATTCGGTTCAATGACACAGAAATGAAAAGTTTTGGCTCGCTACCTATATGCAACCTGTTTTTTCTTGCAAAAAATACCTCCGCTTTCTTGTGATAAAACTGGAACTCACTCGCAGTGTAGTGTTCAAGGTTTGTTCAATATATaagccgttgttttttttttcctcgtaaaCATACACTCCTAGAATATCTGGTGCCTGGTTGATTATCTGGTACAGTATGTGGGCTTGTACGTTTCTCAATTCATTGGCAAAAGGGTCAACATTCGTATAAACATTACCCGTATATAGAATGCCAAGTGTATCCCCCTCCTCTTTTAACAGCCatgctgtttaagctatcggtaacttgtgctccgtagCGCAATAATCcgcaataagaaagaaagaaagaaagaaagaaagaaagaaagaaagaaagaaagaaagaaagaaagaagaaagaaagaaagaaagagaaagaagaaagaaagaaagaaagaaagaagaaaaaagaaagaaagaaaaaaggcttTAGTTGCCTAGCTCAAAAATGATATCAAAGTTGCCATTCTGTAACTGCCTTTGGGGAAAGCATttgctgttaaagggacactaaagagcaaaacgatttttcccacattagtaaagtactctttcacgataataaaaacaccacgcttgctgcgagaacacgcttagtaagcgagaaaacgcgcaaaaacaaaatgtgggtggcgacgccaccttgaagtttccgcaccattcgccgtgacgtcacgtgttttgacggcgcctactagggactacgtagttcctaatcggcaaaaatgaagtacattgtcctctgaggtggccatagacttaacataacaaGTTTGGGGTAACTCtgctgagccaatggcgccaaaatacaataaatagactgaaatccgtgacgtcacgcggggagatttcggcgcgaaattcaaaaatggaactttgaacttgattatcacctctattaataaacctatgatggcgaagttaacgacattagagcTCTCAGAGCACAacttatcgatctaaaccgattcattgtttctatttagtgtccctttaaggaattgATATCTATCTCGTTCCAGGTGTACAGGTGCTCCAgaagtaaaacggagcatgcgAGCTGCGGCCAAACGGGGTGAAACTGCATGCCAGTGTGCTCTATCAGAAGATACGCTGCAGGTAGCGAGAGTGCGTCGGAATATCCGGCTGACCGATCGCTTGGCTCGAGCTGGCGATAAGGCGAGCATCGAAATATCGGGATGGGGTGCCGACGCACACTCGCAATCTGCAGCGCATCTCGTGACAGATTGCACTGGCGTGCAGTTTCGCaccgtttggccacagctcgcctgctccgttttacttttgggaCACCTGTACGCCTGAGTTATTCCGAGCCAAAGCGGAACCATCGGCACTAAGTGTTCTCACAATTCTCTCTTAAGTACCGATAACTGAGATTATCCGAATGCAGTTCATATAATTTGTGTACTTGACAATGGAGAAGGTTGAGTAAGACATCGCGAAGACAGCTTGGAAGACCCTTGACGCTTTGAAAATACAATAGCAGAGAAGGGGCAGAAGACACACATTCGAAAAGTAAAAACATAGCGGCGTTAAGTAACCGCACATAAGATAAACACCGCAGACGTATGTACTAAGTGATGCTTAAACAGGCATGCTTCGCTTACTTATAAGATCCACGTACCTCATGGATGCTTGGTGGTGTACTGtaaattttgttgtatatcaatgAACACGTATCACTTGGCGACAACACGATTCATTAAATGGTTTACCAGTTTAACGCATGGTACTTAGAGGGTGCCAACACGGAGTACCTAGATGGCCCACTTAAAAATAACACGAGATAATTGCTTGAAAAATGATGGGATAATCAAAATATTGTATTGTCAGTACTTAAGTCAAAATAATGTGATGAGTTATGTTTATGAgtagaaaaacagcgctaaaacgacAGGGCGAAGGAAGGACACAGACCACGGTGCTGATTAACAACCAACTATATGTTTAAATTATTGCTGATTTATATTTAAATCGCCAAGTCGGAACCTCCCAAGGCAACGTCCACCTTGTCTCGTAAGTCAATATTCACTTATTCTTATAATTCAGTTCCTACAATAATTTCGCGTGTCTTCAACAATCGCAGGTGCCTTGCTCAAGGCGCCGGTCCCTCAGTCCTCGACCAGGGGCCCGGACCTCGCGTACACCACGCGGCACGAGCGGCCACCCAGTGTTCACGTCCACGGTGCAAGTCACCGCGGCGCTGCGAAGCGCACGGGCCGAAAGAACAAGAGATTCGGGTGGCGCTCGCAGTCTGCCTTGGCCACCGCCGCAACGACCACGGTTGCGGCGGACGACGCGGACTCGACGTCGGACAGCGTGCCGCCGGCCACCCGGCAGCCGCTTGTCATGGAGACGACGCCCAGCGCTGCCGAAGTCACGACGGCGACCACGTCCACGCCCGCTTCGCTGCCGCCGGCACTGACCGTGACCGGCGGCGACATCGCACAAAACGGAACGTTCAACTCATCGGCGAACCTCGACGAGTGAGTATACGTCGGTGGCGCATATTTTGTGCGCGGGCCTTCGAATAGTCACACGGtccctatgcatttgcctaagacgactggaaggcgaaagccagcttgtTTAAAGTGCGGAGCCttttaggggcctgggctgtcgtatgctgtcatcgcttggcggaACGCAGTAAAAActacgtatagcatagccatctgtagcatattgagcgcgcgctcgcgccaagaaatcttcttccccttgttcttcgagcgccttgatgatcatattaagtgcggagcactttaggggcccgggctgtcgtatgctgtcgtcgcttgccgtaacgcatgcaaaaccaggtataaaaatggaaaggaaaaagaggaagcaagcgagaaatagagagaaaaagaaaggaaaaaatatgaagaaagaaataaatagaaatataaAAAAGACAAACTggcgaagagagaaagaaaaagtggagAGAAGAAAAGGGAAGCCGAAGAGAAACATAGAAGGCTGCCCAGCAccgtacttccttcaggcttggcaccaagaGTAcgaagctgctttaatttttCTTCTCTCCCGGCTGTATTGATCCCCCCTTCCcctctaaagctttctgcaccccacgTGGTTTTgccgtgcctccgggatcggcccacctttgagcaagcgacgatgtcatgtggtgaagtcatcatgtgacgccacgttgtgacgtcatgacgccgCCACAAATTCCGGTGgcctgtaacgtcatgatgacgtcaccatgtgacgtcatcacgtgctgatgatttcttgcgtcactcgtgttcacgccgacgccgACCGTCACTTtccgcgtttgctgaggcatctaaggctttcgccttaataactaaACGTTGGTTTAtaacgaggcatctaaggctctcaccTTAATAACTAAACGTTGGTTTTAGGGGctaagctcctaaagccgtgggtctgtccatcccttGTGTCTCGTTTTGGTacgtagccacgcatagtgggatgtatccacttcatgtgataaagatgacgatgacgactgatgaccatgaagaataagcgcgttccagtatagtggaatgtacccactacacgtgataacgatgacgctgatgaccatgaagtataagcgcgttccatggcgatgacgactgatgaccatgaagaataagcgcgttccagtatagtggaatgcaTCCAtagcaaggccgagtgggatgcgcttttgcgcagcccaaacctacaggaccaaatcctggctgtccagtgcgcccgcggcagggccgttaggctagacctgccggtcccaacgtgggagtagctgAGTGGCGCGGGGCAACTCTGcttctgcactggactcttaataaagttgtactctctctctctacacgtgataacgatgacgatgacgatgatgaccctgaagtataagcgcgttccagaccacacattctctttctgccatggatgaaaacgatcgtgaacgcgctctcgccctcgaaatgcaaaacggcaacgccgacaacaaacgttcccgtgagcttaacgtcatatatgaggaccaccgcgtttgtgtgtcaggtctttgtatgatgatcgagtgggcaaaatttacggggattcacggtttaccagattacctccggagcttcgcccactcatcatcattcacttcgtggatatggcgtgatttttttagttCTTTCAACATTGTGCGACTTGATGTGGTAACTCGTGAGATGCGCTGACAAATtcgttttaataataatatctggggtttaacgtcccaaaaccacgatatgattatgagagacgccgtagtggagggctccggaaatttcgaccacctggggttctttaacgtgcacctaaatctaagtacacgggcctcaagcattttcgcctcgaccgaaaatgcagccgccgcggccgggattcgatcccgcgaccttcgggtcagcagccgagcgccagaCAAATTCGTTTTAAGTTTATCACAGACATCTGCAGTGGCATCGCATTGTCTATGCAGTGTCATCGCCAACCGGTAACGTGCATCCATGGTCGACTGATATTCATGAAATCATAAGTCATATGCCTCGCGTTTTCAAATTGTTTTCAAATAGCAGCGCAGCTGTCCCATACTTGCAGGTTAAGTGAAGTACATCGCACACTGTTTTTATGCATGCACACGAAGCGTTCGCTTTTGATCCAACTCGTTTAGCATAAGATAGGAGACACGCACAATCGGCAACGAATGGCTGACTGTGAATTTCCACTCGCACGCTCACCGTCGCAATCCTCGTAGTCGCGTGCTACATGCTCCTACTAATGAGGCCGTACATGTTACGTCAGCATCGGTCTCTCGATCACACGAACGTGGCCTGTGCCCCACCGGGACACTACCAAGGACGTCCGCTGACAGGCGCAGCACTCGCGCTAGTTGTGGCGAAATTCAGCCGAGTCCTGCTCCTTCCTTATATGCAAAGGCTCTGCACTGTAGTGCATGTCTGTGTTACCGCTGCGCTGGGAGATCTTAGCCGTCACAGGAGGTCACGCGCGCTAACGCATTTGTTTGCCGTTGAGCTCTCGGTTAGTTACGTGGTGCGCCAACAAGTGCCTACGGCCTTCGTGAACTACTAATTGAGCGAGCCTACAGTTACCGCGTGTGTTACGCCACATGTACTACACTCAAGGAAGGCGAACggttcccggctgttacgttcaATTTCAGTTACGTTTTCAAAGAAGCAAGGTAATTCAAGGCTTTGGCTGGCTGGATGGTAGAATGTAACGAACAGCGCCAATTAACGCAGGGAGGTCGCCCCTGTGCCACACAATAGACGGCGCGCACAGACGTGTTCTCCATTGAGAACGTTGTCCAGACAATTCGCGCTTTTACTTATACAACATGTCGTTCCTTGCGACCATTGTCAGAGTAGTCAAGCGCAGAACTACCGACGCATTTTCACTGCTTAATGGAAAGCCTCCGAAGTAATGAGCAGTACTACATATCTTCGGCTTGCACAAAGCACCAGTAGGCCCATTTCAACAGAGGCCTTTAAGCATCAGAAACTCTGCAAGCAATGCTTAGAGGCATCGCAATGTTAGACGACTTGACAGCGAGAAGCGATGGGATGTGGTGGCAGAGGGCAAAGGCAGTTCACTTCccaacctgtgtgtgtgtgtgcacgtcgCGGCTGCTGCTCCCCGTCGGCACTGGGTCAGGCCTGTGGCCTTGAGCTGCTTTGGTCGTTGTCTTGCGCACGCCCGGTTTGCGAGCGACGGCATCGCGAGTCTTCAGATCTGCCGGCGGCGTTTTTATTCGCGTGTATGCACGCGTACTGACGACGGCACACTTCGGTCCAGGCACGCGCCGACGACCGACGGGTCGGAGACGGGGGCGTTGCCTCGTTTTCCCACCGCGCCTTGTAAATGGAACGAGTGGGCGATAGCGTCGCGGAGCACGTAAATTGTTCTCTCATAAGTTGCTCGGTTGTCCCAGCGTTTATTTGCTGGATCTTTCTCAACAGTTACGAAGTTGAGCGTACGTTTACCCCATTGAATGTGACTGGAATGCGGCGTCGTAGTTATGTCGCCGTTCAGCGGCGAGACCCCCATGGACACACTCCTTGATCTCGGACTAACGCGGCAGCAGGACAAAGGTACACGCGAAGGATTGCTCGTGCAGGTCAGCCAgtactcttttttatttttttttcgaaagtctgcccttaggcataatatttattcagaaatagcCAGTACTCTGTCATTATAAAACTTATTACTTCACCTGCATTCACAAAAGTGTGTTAAAATGAGTAAATtgcacttgttttcttttatcAGCCTGAATGCACGCTGCAGAAACATGCTGCAGCATGCACACTGGTAAACCTAACCTAGCCTAACCTAACCTTGTTCTTACCTTGTTCGAGCATAGTTCATCACTCCAAGGCGCGCGAGCCTGTCATGCACTACTCCCAAGAACAGCCTGTACGCATATATAGTGCAGAGACCTGAGTACATCGGCCTTTATTCGGTgaattttctttcatttgtcgCAGGTACGAGGAAGTGGTCGAGTACTACTACGTGTACGACGAGAACGAGACGTCGATGTCGAGCAAGCAGCGGCCGACACAATACGCCAAGCTTGCTATTCCAATAAACCGGTGATCAGCTCGGTACAATTGCTGACTGTTGTACTGTACTTGCTAGGGGATATAGTATGTACGCGCTACCTAAGATAGCAACGAGTTGGTTCAGGCGTCACGTATGCATACGTATAACATTCAAGTACAGCGCAATGGCGCCACGACTGGCTTGAACGTCGCGTTCTATATACAAATGCCATGTGAAAGTACTACACCGAATATATCGTTATATCTCAATGGGAGCTCGTTTCAATAGTAAAATAGTGATAGTTACGTTAGTGTTCGATGAGTGAATGGTTAAATCCTACAAAGTATGTTCTGGCGAGCATGTGTGAATGTGACGGCCCCTGAACTCGGTCCTCGCTTACCGTGAGCTTCACAACCGATCCTTTAATATACGTATACTTCGTATTTGTTTGTGTAAGCCATTCGAACGGTCTCAGATGAAAGCTTGCAGGGAGTGGACTTGCTTGAAAGCGGTTACGTAAGGGCGATGTTTCATCGCCACATTGACTCGCACTTCGCTCAATTTGATGCTGTACTTAAAAACCGAACGCCTCCGTCTAATTGCCAACGTTTTCGAACATAAGTTTCCGCGTTCGCCACGATCAATCTTAATAAAACTTCTCGCCGCGGCCCGTCCAAATCGACGCTCTATTTTACACACCCCGATAGGAGCAGTGTATCAACGCGGACCACTTCTCCTGCTGTCCGCGCTTCATTCGTGTCCAGCACGAAGCGAAATGACCGAAGCGCAGGTCTCGCTTCAGCGGCTaaccgttatttttttttttatccgttgGCTGTCCCGTCATGGTTCGTTTTCATGCTTTCTTGACCCTTTCCACGTGTCCTTCTCATTTCATCCCCTACTTTTTCACGCGGGGCCCTCCTTTGTAAACTGACCTCAACCGGACGCAGTGGACGGGCGAAGGAGACGAGGCCATCCGAAATGTAATTCACTTCTTCCCGCGGAAGCCGGGGAGAGTTCGAGGGCACGCGGTGGTCAGCTCGCCCAGCGACCGGAAGTAATTTCACCCGGATGCTGCGCGAGCACGGAATTGTGGAGACTGGGAGCTGTGTGCGGAAGACATCCGGCCATCGGCATTTGTACACACGTGCCCCTCATCTGCAGCGCTGATCTTCAGCGCTCTGAGTGAGCGCCTGCGAATTCTCGACGGGTCAAGCGTGTATGGCGGACCTCCCGCCTCCTTCTCCACGGCGTATGTCTTCTCCTTGATTTCCATGCGCCCACGCCGAATAGCAATGACACGCTGCGCCATacgcccagaaaaaaaaaaaatgtctattgCGTTTCGTGTCGGGCAATTTGCGGTGCCACGCGCGTGGTGGAGTCGAGGCTATTGATGAACTGAGCCGTTTCGAAGCTATGACACGACCGTTCGAAGCGGATGTTCACCATCGGCTTTCAACCCTTGTCTAGAGACAAAGGTCGCAGCATAGGATGCATGTGCTTAGAAATACCAAGATACGCGGCGACTGCGAGTAGCTAATGATGTCCAATGACATCGCAATTATAGTGCTCTGTAAAGTAGTCTGATATTATGACGTGGTTTTATACCAACTGATTTTATATCAACTGGTTTTATATCGCCTGATATTATATCTCGTAGCTTGGTGTTATCACCTGCTTTTGACATCGAAGCTGTTTGGAaagtcgttccttgtccggcg
It includes:
- the LOC119377670 gene encoding uncharacterized protein LOC119377670 → ALLKAPVPQSSTRGPDLAYTTRHERPPSVHVHGASHRGAAKRTGRKNKRFGWRSQSALATAATTTVAADDADSTSDSVPPATRQPLVMETTPSAAEVTTATTSTPASLPPALTVTGGDIAQNGTFNSSANLDEYEEVVEYYYVYDENETSMSSKQRPTQYAKLAIPINR